A window of the Archocentrus centrarchus isolate MPI-CPG fArcCen1 chromosome 17, fArcCen1, whole genome shotgun sequence genome harbors these coding sequences:
- the ptch2 gene encoding protein patched homolog 1 isoform X1, translating into MASDRGVPGAGVFGDLPPSYTRSQPPANLDLLRRPSYCHAAFALKQISKGKAVGQKAPLWIRARFQAFLFSLGCYIQRHCGKVLFIGLLVFGALSVGLRVAAIETNIEQLWVEAGSRVSTELRYTREKQGEESVFTSQMLIQTPKEEGTNILTQEALLVHMEAAQSASKVQVSLFGKSWDLNKICYKSGVPIIENVMIERMIDKLFPCMIITPLDCFWEGAKLQGGSAYLPRGMQDIQWMNLDPVKLMEELSQFTSLEGFKEMLDKAQVGHAYMNRPCLDPSDPDCPLSAPNKELGESPDIAGRLQGGCHGFSQKFMHWQEELILGGRVKNTQDALLSAEALQTMFLLMSPKQLYEHFKDDYEIHDINWNEEKATAILESWQRKFVEVVHQSVPANSSQSIHAFSTTTLNDIMKSFSDVSVIRVAGGYLLMLAYACVTMLRWDCAKSQGAVGLAGVLLVALSVAAGLGLCSLLGLSFNAATTQVLPFLALGIGVDDMFLLAHSFTETESNIPFKERTGDCLRRTGTSVALTSLNNMIAFFMAALVPIPALRAFSLQAAIVVVFNFAMVLLIFPAILSLDLHRREDKRLDILCCLYSPCSDRVIHLSPHELSDAGEQPHTPTTATVHTHQYTAGSTITTSTQITTTVQAFTQCDAAGQHIVTILPPTSQISTSPPSIILCPPSQPQAVSPSPTTTSVPDPYGSQLFTPTSSSTRDLLAQVDDSRSGKKCVPLPFLHWNLSNFAREKYAPLLLKPKSKAAVVVLFLCLLGLSLYGTTMVHDGLYLTDIVPRDTKEYDFIDAQFKYFSFYNMYLVTMDGFDYARSQRLLIQLHNAFNSVRYVVRDSDNKLPRMWLHYFQDWLRGLQAAFDADWQAGRITADSYRNGTEDGALAYKLLIQTGSKKEPFNYSQLTSRRLVDVEGLIHPEVFYIYLTVWVSNDPLGYAASQANFYPHPREWIHDKYDTTGENLRIPAAEPLEFAQFPFYLNGLRQASDFVEAIESVRTICDEFSRKGVFNYPNGYPFLFWEQYIGLRHWFLLSISVVLACTFLVCAILLLNPWTAGIIVFILAMMTVELFGIMGLIGIKLSAIPVVILIASVGIGVEFTVHIALGFLTAIGNRNKRSAVALEHMFAPVVDGAISTLLGVLMLAGSEFDFIMRYFFAVLAILTVLGMLNGLVLLPVLLSMMGPPAEVTPVDNASCLPSPSPEPPLPPPMTHHGYYTGHRNPRSSRQQAFSESSDSEYYSELTTTSGIGDEDYKYCDRSAYLASHTSVAPATSHILLEASKNPSFPKLTVVKPFKENATAPGGRIEPLSESSHIAQSPLGSQVACWDENKREQQRDFQRFQAQPGQHLPSDRTHFSGRTFQSGPRLQNVKGPQPNRTKGPSYSHSNTTLPTPQGSTGGPVTMVTATASVTVAVHPTLPGAAYQGYMHEGFDTDSESDCFEAAKRTCGDKTNFSSCKRDSLELQDLEATQGQTEYQLGKTQGELRIQAPKDC; encoded by the exons ATGGCCTCGGATCGCGGGGTCCCAGGGGCCGGTGTCTTTGGAGATTTACCCCCGAGTTATACACGCTCCCAGCCGCCTGCGAACCTAGACCTGCTCCGGAGACCCAGCTACTGCCACGCTGCTTTCGCACTTAAACAGATCTCAAAG GGGAAGGCGGTAGGTCAGAAAGCTCCCCTTTGGATCCGGGCGAGGTTCCAGGCCTTCCTGTTCTCTCTGGGCTGCTACATCCAGAGGCACTGTGGGAAGGTCCTCTTTATTGGGCTCTTAGTTTTCGGGGCTCTGTCTGTGGGACTCCGAGTCGCAGCCATCGAAACCAACATTGAACAGCTATGGGTGGAAG CTGGCAGTCGTGTGAGCACAGAGCTTCGCTACACAAGAGAAAAGCAGGGAGAGGAGTCTGTATTTACCTCACAGATGCTCATCCAGACCCCCAAAGAAGAGGGTACAAACATTCTCACCCAGGAAGCTTTGCTGGTTCACATGGAAGCCGCACAGTCCGCCAGCAAGGTGCAGGTGTCGTTGTTTGGAAA ATCATGGGATCTTAATAAAATATGCTATAAATCTGGAGTCCCCATTATCGAAAACGTCATGATCGAAAGG ATGATTGACAAGCTGTTCCCCTGTATGATAATCACCCCATTGGACTGTTTTTGGGAAGGGGCCAAGCTACAGGGAGGCTCTGCCTATTTACC CAGGGGAATGCAGGATATCCAGTGGATGAATCTAGATCCAGTCAAGCTGATGGAGGAACTGAGCCAGTTCACTTCACTGGAAGGGTTTAAGGAGATGCTGGACAAAGCCCAG GTGGGACATGCATACATGAACAGGCCGTGTCTAGACCCCTCAGATCCTGACTGCCCCCTCAGTGCACCCAACAAGGAACTAGGAGAG AGTCCTGACATTGCTGGACGTCTCCAGGGTGGTTGCCATGGTTTTAGCCAGAAGTTCATGCACTGGCAGGAGGAGCTCATTCTGGGAGGGCGGGTCAAGAACACCCAGGATGCTCTGctgag tgCGGAGGCTCTTCAGACCATGTTCCTGTTGATGAGTCCTAAGCAGTTATATGAGCACTTTAAGGATGACTACGAAATCCACGACATTAACTGGAATGAAGAAAAAGCCACCGCCATCCTTGAGTCCTGGCAGAGAAAGTTTGTCGAG GTGGTTCACCAGAGTGTTCCAGCAAACTCCAGTCAGTCTATCCACGCTTTCTCCACCACCACACTCAATGACATCATGAAGTCCTTCTCTGATGTCAGTGTCATCAGGGTGGCTGGAGGATACCTGCTCATG CTGGCCTATGCCTGTGTGACTATGCTGAGGTGGGACTGTGCCAAGTCCCAGGGGGCCGTGGGGTTGGCTGGGGTGTTGTTGGTGGCTCTGTCAGTGGCAGCTGGATTGGGTCTCTGCTCCTTGCTCGGCCTCTCCTTCAATGCTGCAACGACACAG GTGCTTCCCTTCCTGGCGCTGGGGATTGGTGTGGATGACATGTTTTTGTTGGCTCACTCCTTCACAGAAACTGAAAGCAACATCCCCTTTAAG GAGCGAACAGGAGACTGTCTGCGTCGCACCGGCACCAGCGTGGCTTTGACTTCACTCAACAACATGATTGCATTCTTCATGGCCGCTCTTGTACCCATCCCTGCCCTGCGAGCTTTCTCATTGCAG GCGGCCATTGTGGTTGTGTTTAACTTTGCCATGGTGCTGCTCATCTTCCCCGCCATCCTCAGTTTGGACCTCCACCGTCGCGAGGACAAGCGTTTGGACATCCTCTGCTGCCTTTACAGCCCATGCTCAGATCGTGTCATCCACCTCTCTCCGCATGAGTTATCGGATGCCGGAGAACAGCCTCACACGCCCACAACGGCGACAGTGCACACACACCAGTACACGGCTGGATCTACAATCACCACCAGCACCCAGATCACTACGACGGTTCAGGCATTCACACAGTGCGACGCAGCGGGCCAGCACATCGTAACGATCCTGCCGCCTACCTCACAGATCTCCACCAGCCCTCCTTCCATCATCCTCTGCCCCCCTTCCCAGCCTCAAG CCGTCTCAccttcccccaccaccacctctgtGCCAGACCCCTATGGCTCCCAGCTCTTCACCCCTACCTCCAGCTCCACACGAGACCTCTTAGCCCAGGTGGATGACTCCAGATCAGGGAAAAAGTGTGTACCACTCCCTTTCCTGCACTGGAACCTGTCCAATTTTGCCAGGGAAAAATATGCCCCTCTGCTCCTTAAGCCTAAGAGCAAAGCTGCCGTGGTTGTTCTCTTCCTGTGCCTCCTGGGTCTCAGCTTGTATGGTACCACCATGGTGCACGACGGTCTTTACCTGACTGATATCGTGCCACGTGACACCAAGGAGTATGACTTCATCGACGCCCAGTTTAAGTATTTCTCCTTCTATAACATGTACCTGGTGACTATGGACGGATTCGATTACGCCCGGTCTCAAAGGCTGCTAATTCAGCTGCACAATGCCTTCAACTCAGTTCGATATGTGGTCAGAGACAGTGACAACAAACTACCCCGCATGTGGCTGCACTACTTCCAGGATTGGCTCAGAG GTCTTCAGGCTGCTTTTGATGCTGACTGGCAGGCAGGCAGAATTACTGCTGACAGCTATCGCAACGGCACAGAGGATGGAGCGCTGGCATACAAGCTCCTGATCCAGACTGGCTCCAAGAAAGAGCCTTTTAACTACAGCCag CTGACCTCTCGTCGGCTGGTGGATGTAGAGGGTTTGATCCACCCAGaggttttttacatttacctgACAGTCTGGGTCAGTAATGATCCCCTGGGCTACGCTGCCTCCCAGGCCAACTTCTATCCTCACCCGAGAGAGTGGATTCATGACAAGTATGACACTACAGGGGAAAATCTGCGCA TCCCAGCTGCAGAACCTCTGGAGTTTGCTCAGTTTCCCTTCTACCTGAACGGCCTTCGCCAGGCCAGCGACTTTGTGGAAGCCATCGAGAGTGTGCGCACCATTTGTGATGAGTTTAGCCGCAAGGGTGTGTTCAATTACCCTAACGGATACCCCTTCCTGTTCTGGGAGCAGTACATTGGCCTCCGACACTGGTTCTTGCTGTCGATCAGTGTGGTGCTGGCCTGCACCTTCCTGGTCTGTGCAATCCTCCTGCTCAACCCCTGGACTGCAGGCATTATT GTGTTTATTTTGGCCATGATGACTGTGGAGTTGTTTGGCATCATGGGTCTGATTGGCATCAAGCTCAGTGCCATTCCCGTGGTCATCCTGATCGCTTCCGTGGGCATCGGAGTCGAGTTTACTGTTCACATCGCACTG GGCTTCCTGACAGCGATTGGCAACAGAAACAAGCGCTCGGCGGTGGCGCTGGAGCACATGTTTGCCCCAGTGGTTGACGGCGCAATCTCCACACTGCTGGGTGTTCTCATGCTGGCGGGGTCTGAGTTTGACTTCATCATGAG GTATTTCTTCGCTGTGCTAGCTATCCTGACTGTTTTGGGGATGCTGAATGGCTTGGTTCTCCTCCCAGTCCTCCTCTCCATGATGGGTCCTCCGGCTGAGGTCACCCCAGTTGACAATGCCAGCTGCCTGCCGTCACCTTCTCCAGAGCCTCCGCTGCCTCCACCAATGACCCACCATGGGTACTACACAGGCCACCGCAACCCCCGCTCGTCTCGTCAGCAGGCATTTTCTGAGTCATCAGACTCGGAGTATTACTCTGAATTGACCACTACTTCAGGGATTGGGGACGAGGATTATAAGTACTGTGATCGGAGTGCATACTTAGCATCACACACCAGCGTTGCACCTGCAACATCTCATATACTGCTGGAAGCCAGCAAGAACCCGAGCTTCCCTAAACTCACG GTGGTGAAGccatttaaagaaaatgcaACAGCTCCTGGTGGGAGGATTGAACCATTAAGTGAATCTTCCCACATTGCACAGTCACCTCTTGGCTCCCAGGTTGCGTGCTGGGATGAAAACAAGCgggagcagcagagggacttcCAGAGATTCCAGGCTCAGCCTGGCCAACATTTACCCAGTGACAGAACCCACTTTTCTGGGAGGACTTTTCAAAGTGGCCCCAGGCTCCAGAACGTTAAAGGGCCTCAGCCAAACAGGACTAAAGGGCCGAGCTATAGTCATAGCAACACTACCCTGCCAACACCACAAGGGTCCACTGGGGGACCTGTTACTATGGTTACAGCCACAGCCTCTGTGACAGTGGCTGTCCATCCGACCTTGCCAGGAGCAGCATACCAAGGCTACATGCATGAAGGTTTTGACACGGACAGTGAGTCGGACTGTTTTGAGGCTGCTAAGAGGACTTGTGGTGACAAAACAAACTTTTCTTCATGTAAAAGAGACTCTCTAGAGCTCCAGGACTTGGAAGCAACACAGGGCCAGACAGAGTATCAGCTTGGCAAGACACAAG gGGAGCTGAGGATCCAGGCACCCAAAGACTGCTAG
- the ptch2 gene encoding protein patched homolog 1 isoform X2, whose product MASDRGVPGAGVFGDLPPSYTRSQPPANLDLLRRPSYCHAAFALKQISKGKAVGQKAPLWIRARFQAFLFSLGCYIQRHCGKVLFIGLLVFGALSVGLRVAAIETNIEQLWVEAGSRVSTELRYTREKQGEESVFTSQMLIQTPKEEGTNILTQEALLVHMEAAQSASKVQVSLFGKSWDLNKICYKSGVPIIENVMIERMIDKLFPCMIITPLDCFWEGAKLQGGSAYLPGMQDIQWMNLDPVKLMEELSQFTSLEGFKEMLDKAQVGHAYMNRPCLDPSDPDCPLSAPNKELGESPDIAGRLQGGCHGFSQKFMHWQEELILGGRVKNTQDALLSAEALQTMFLLMSPKQLYEHFKDDYEIHDINWNEEKATAILESWQRKFVEVVHQSVPANSSQSIHAFSTTTLNDIMKSFSDVSVIRVAGGYLLMLAYACVTMLRWDCAKSQGAVGLAGVLLVALSVAAGLGLCSLLGLSFNAATTQVLPFLALGIGVDDMFLLAHSFTETESNIPFKERTGDCLRRTGTSVALTSLNNMIAFFMAALVPIPALRAFSLQAAIVVVFNFAMVLLIFPAILSLDLHRREDKRLDILCCLYSPCSDRVIHLSPHELSDAGEQPHTPTTATVHTHQYTAGSTITTSTQITTTVQAFTQCDAAGQHIVTILPPTSQISTSPPSIILCPPSQPQAVSPSPTTTSVPDPYGSQLFTPTSSSTRDLLAQVDDSRSGKKCVPLPFLHWNLSNFAREKYAPLLLKPKSKAAVVVLFLCLLGLSLYGTTMVHDGLYLTDIVPRDTKEYDFIDAQFKYFSFYNMYLVTMDGFDYARSQRLLIQLHNAFNSVRYVVRDSDNKLPRMWLHYFQDWLRGLQAAFDADWQAGRITADSYRNGTEDGALAYKLLIQTGSKKEPFNYSQLTSRRLVDVEGLIHPEVFYIYLTVWVSNDPLGYAASQANFYPHPREWIHDKYDTTGENLRIPAAEPLEFAQFPFYLNGLRQASDFVEAIESVRTICDEFSRKGVFNYPNGYPFLFWEQYIGLRHWFLLSISVVLACTFLVCAILLLNPWTAGIIVFILAMMTVELFGIMGLIGIKLSAIPVVILIASVGIGVEFTVHIALGFLTAIGNRNKRSAVALEHMFAPVVDGAISTLLGVLMLAGSEFDFIMRYFFAVLAILTVLGMLNGLVLLPVLLSMMGPPAEVTPVDNASCLPSPSPEPPLPPPMTHHGYYTGHRNPRSSRQQAFSESSDSEYYSELTTTSGIGDEDYKYCDRSAYLASHTSVAPATSHILLEASKNPSFPKLTVVKPFKENATAPGGRIEPLSESSHIAQSPLGSQVACWDENKREQQRDFQRFQAQPGQHLPSDRTHFSGRTFQSGPRLQNVKGPQPNRTKGPSYSHSNTTLPTPQGSTGGPVTMVTATASVTVAVHPTLPGAAYQGYMHEGFDTDSESDCFEAAKRTCGDKTNFSSCKRDSLELQDLEATQGQTEYQLGKTQGELRIQAPKDC is encoded by the exons ATGGCCTCGGATCGCGGGGTCCCAGGGGCCGGTGTCTTTGGAGATTTACCCCCGAGTTATACACGCTCCCAGCCGCCTGCGAACCTAGACCTGCTCCGGAGACCCAGCTACTGCCACGCTGCTTTCGCACTTAAACAGATCTCAAAG GGGAAGGCGGTAGGTCAGAAAGCTCCCCTTTGGATCCGGGCGAGGTTCCAGGCCTTCCTGTTCTCTCTGGGCTGCTACATCCAGAGGCACTGTGGGAAGGTCCTCTTTATTGGGCTCTTAGTTTTCGGGGCTCTGTCTGTGGGACTCCGAGTCGCAGCCATCGAAACCAACATTGAACAGCTATGGGTGGAAG CTGGCAGTCGTGTGAGCACAGAGCTTCGCTACACAAGAGAAAAGCAGGGAGAGGAGTCTGTATTTACCTCACAGATGCTCATCCAGACCCCCAAAGAAGAGGGTACAAACATTCTCACCCAGGAAGCTTTGCTGGTTCACATGGAAGCCGCACAGTCCGCCAGCAAGGTGCAGGTGTCGTTGTTTGGAAA ATCATGGGATCTTAATAAAATATGCTATAAATCTGGAGTCCCCATTATCGAAAACGTCATGATCGAAAGG ATGATTGACAAGCTGTTCCCCTGTATGATAATCACCCCATTGGACTGTTTTTGGGAAGGGGCCAAGCTACAGGGAGGCTCTGCCTATTTACC GGGAATGCAGGATATCCAGTGGATGAATCTAGATCCAGTCAAGCTGATGGAGGAACTGAGCCAGTTCACTTCACTGGAAGGGTTTAAGGAGATGCTGGACAAAGCCCAG GTGGGACATGCATACATGAACAGGCCGTGTCTAGACCCCTCAGATCCTGACTGCCCCCTCAGTGCACCCAACAAGGAACTAGGAGAG AGTCCTGACATTGCTGGACGTCTCCAGGGTGGTTGCCATGGTTTTAGCCAGAAGTTCATGCACTGGCAGGAGGAGCTCATTCTGGGAGGGCGGGTCAAGAACACCCAGGATGCTCTGctgag tgCGGAGGCTCTTCAGACCATGTTCCTGTTGATGAGTCCTAAGCAGTTATATGAGCACTTTAAGGATGACTACGAAATCCACGACATTAACTGGAATGAAGAAAAAGCCACCGCCATCCTTGAGTCCTGGCAGAGAAAGTTTGTCGAG GTGGTTCACCAGAGTGTTCCAGCAAACTCCAGTCAGTCTATCCACGCTTTCTCCACCACCACACTCAATGACATCATGAAGTCCTTCTCTGATGTCAGTGTCATCAGGGTGGCTGGAGGATACCTGCTCATG CTGGCCTATGCCTGTGTGACTATGCTGAGGTGGGACTGTGCCAAGTCCCAGGGGGCCGTGGGGTTGGCTGGGGTGTTGTTGGTGGCTCTGTCAGTGGCAGCTGGATTGGGTCTCTGCTCCTTGCTCGGCCTCTCCTTCAATGCTGCAACGACACAG GTGCTTCCCTTCCTGGCGCTGGGGATTGGTGTGGATGACATGTTTTTGTTGGCTCACTCCTTCACAGAAACTGAAAGCAACATCCCCTTTAAG GAGCGAACAGGAGACTGTCTGCGTCGCACCGGCACCAGCGTGGCTTTGACTTCACTCAACAACATGATTGCATTCTTCATGGCCGCTCTTGTACCCATCCCTGCCCTGCGAGCTTTCTCATTGCAG GCGGCCATTGTGGTTGTGTTTAACTTTGCCATGGTGCTGCTCATCTTCCCCGCCATCCTCAGTTTGGACCTCCACCGTCGCGAGGACAAGCGTTTGGACATCCTCTGCTGCCTTTACAGCCCATGCTCAGATCGTGTCATCCACCTCTCTCCGCATGAGTTATCGGATGCCGGAGAACAGCCTCACACGCCCACAACGGCGACAGTGCACACACACCAGTACACGGCTGGATCTACAATCACCACCAGCACCCAGATCACTACGACGGTTCAGGCATTCACACAGTGCGACGCAGCGGGCCAGCACATCGTAACGATCCTGCCGCCTACCTCACAGATCTCCACCAGCCCTCCTTCCATCATCCTCTGCCCCCCTTCCCAGCCTCAAG CCGTCTCAccttcccccaccaccacctctgtGCCAGACCCCTATGGCTCCCAGCTCTTCACCCCTACCTCCAGCTCCACACGAGACCTCTTAGCCCAGGTGGATGACTCCAGATCAGGGAAAAAGTGTGTACCACTCCCTTTCCTGCACTGGAACCTGTCCAATTTTGCCAGGGAAAAATATGCCCCTCTGCTCCTTAAGCCTAAGAGCAAAGCTGCCGTGGTTGTTCTCTTCCTGTGCCTCCTGGGTCTCAGCTTGTATGGTACCACCATGGTGCACGACGGTCTTTACCTGACTGATATCGTGCCACGTGACACCAAGGAGTATGACTTCATCGACGCCCAGTTTAAGTATTTCTCCTTCTATAACATGTACCTGGTGACTATGGACGGATTCGATTACGCCCGGTCTCAAAGGCTGCTAATTCAGCTGCACAATGCCTTCAACTCAGTTCGATATGTGGTCAGAGACAGTGACAACAAACTACCCCGCATGTGGCTGCACTACTTCCAGGATTGGCTCAGAG GTCTTCAGGCTGCTTTTGATGCTGACTGGCAGGCAGGCAGAATTACTGCTGACAGCTATCGCAACGGCACAGAGGATGGAGCGCTGGCATACAAGCTCCTGATCCAGACTGGCTCCAAGAAAGAGCCTTTTAACTACAGCCag CTGACCTCTCGTCGGCTGGTGGATGTAGAGGGTTTGATCCACCCAGaggttttttacatttacctgACAGTCTGGGTCAGTAATGATCCCCTGGGCTACGCTGCCTCCCAGGCCAACTTCTATCCTCACCCGAGAGAGTGGATTCATGACAAGTATGACACTACAGGGGAAAATCTGCGCA TCCCAGCTGCAGAACCTCTGGAGTTTGCTCAGTTTCCCTTCTACCTGAACGGCCTTCGCCAGGCCAGCGACTTTGTGGAAGCCATCGAGAGTGTGCGCACCATTTGTGATGAGTTTAGCCGCAAGGGTGTGTTCAATTACCCTAACGGATACCCCTTCCTGTTCTGGGAGCAGTACATTGGCCTCCGACACTGGTTCTTGCTGTCGATCAGTGTGGTGCTGGCCTGCACCTTCCTGGTCTGTGCAATCCTCCTGCTCAACCCCTGGACTGCAGGCATTATT GTGTTTATTTTGGCCATGATGACTGTGGAGTTGTTTGGCATCATGGGTCTGATTGGCATCAAGCTCAGTGCCATTCCCGTGGTCATCCTGATCGCTTCCGTGGGCATCGGAGTCGAGTTTACTGTTCACATCGCACTG GGCTTCCTGACAGCGATTGGCAACAGAAACAAGCGCTCGGCGGTGGCGCTGGAGCACATGTTTGCCCCAGTGGTTGACGGCGCAATCTCCACACTGCTGGGTGTTCTCATGCTGGCGGGGTCTGAGTTTGACTTCATCATGAG GTATTTCTTCGCTGTGCTAGCTATCCTGACTGTTTTGGGGATGCTGAATGGCTTGGTTCTCCTCCCAGTCCTCCTCTCCATGATGGGTCCTCCGGCTGAGGTCACCCCAGTTGACAATGCCAGCTGCCTGCCGTCACCTTCTCCAGAGCCTCCGCTGCCTCCACCAATGACCCACCATGGGTACTACACAGGCCACCGCAACCCCCGCTCGTCTCGTCAGCAGGCATTTTCTGAGTCATCAGACTCGGAGTATTACTCTGAATTGACCACTACTTCAGGGATTGGGGACGAGGATTATAAGTACTGTGATCGGAGTGCATACTTAGCATCACACACCAGCGTTGCACCTGCAACATCTCATATACTGCTGGAAGCCAGCAAGAACCCGAGCTTCCCTAAACTCACG GTGGTGAAGccatttaaagaaaatgcaACAGCTCCTGGTGGGAGGATTGAACCATTAAGTGAATCTTCCCACATTGCACAGTCACCTCTTGGCTCCCAGGTTGCGTGCTGGGATGAAAACAAGCgggagcagcagagggacttcCAGAGATTCCAGGCTCAGCCTGGCCAACATTTACCCAGTGACAGAACCCACTTTTCTGGGAGGACTTTTCAAAGTGGCCCCAGGCTCCAGAACGTTAAAGGGCCTCAGCCAAACAGGACTAAAGGGCCGAGCTATAGTCATAGCAACACTACCCTGCCAACACCACAAGGGTCCACTGGGGGACCTGTTACTATGGTTACAGCCACAGCCTCTGTGACAGTGGCTGTCCATCCGACCTTGCCAGGAGCAGCATACCAAGGCTACATGCATGAAGGTTTTGACACGGACAGTGAGTCGGACTGTTTTGAGGCTGCTAAGAGGACTTGTGGTGACAAAACAAACTTTTCTTCATGTAAAAGAGACTCTCTAGAGCTCCAGGACTTGGAAGCAACACAGGGCCAGACAGAGTATCAGCTTGGCAAGACACAAG gGGAGCTGAGGATCCAGGCACCCAAAGACTGCTAG